One genomic segment of Ignavibacteriota bacterium includes these proteins:
- a CDS encoding aldehyde dehydrogenase family protein, which translates to MRKEIFQLQFENKTNIKNTFEKERIQKLIKIQKWILTNRDRIKTALHNDFKKNFDETDLTEIYPVLSELKHAKRNLKKWMNPKSVRRTLTLLTHKVFIKYEAKGNVLIISPWNYPFLLTIGPLISAIAAGNSVIIKPSEFSENTGKLIEEMISELFPQNEIAVIRGNRNVSSELLELNFDHIFFTGSTEVGKIIAKSAAINLTSITLELGGKSPVIIDETADLKSAAEKIVWGKFLNKGQTCIAPDYVLVDKKIISQFSKLLIESIDKFYKSSGNNIQENGDYARIISEKHHNKLTEMIENALVNGSKIIYGGNHNLENRFIEPTLILTNCKNCKITEEEIFGPILPIIEYEKTDDAIEWINNLCAPLTIYIFSKNKKVIDKITSQTESGGVGINDLVVQFSHYHLPFGGVKNSGMGRSHGFAGFKTFSNERSYIKSGRFNLLKIIYPPYTNFKKKIIDLLVRYF; encoded by the coding sequence ATGAGAAAGGAAATATTTCAACTTCAGTTTGAAAATAAAACAAACATAAAAAATACTTTTGAAAAAGAGAGAATTCAAAAATTAATTAAAATTCAAAAATGGATTTTAACTAATAGAGATAGGATCAAAACTGCACTCCACAATGATTTTAAAAAGAATTTTGATGAAACTGATTTAACAGAAATTTATCCGGTTCTTTCCGAATTAAAACATGCAAAAAGAAATCTAAAAAAATGGATGAATCCGAAAAGCGTAAGAAGAACGCTAACTTTATTAACTCACAAAGTATTTATTAAATATGAAGCAAAAGGAAATGTATTAATAATTTCTCCGTGGAATTATCCCTTTTTGCTAACAATTGGTCCATTGATTTCTGCAATTGCAGCGGGAAATTCTGTAATTATTAAACCAAGTGAATTTTCTGAAAATACCGGGAAATTAATTGAAGAAATGATTTCAGAATTATTTCCACAAAATGAAATTGCTGTAATTAGAGGAAACAGAAATGTTTCTTCCGAATTATTGGAACTGAATTTTGATCATATATTTTTTACCGGAAGCACCGAAGTTGGAAAAATTATTGCAAAATCTGCCGCGATAAATCTTACTTCAATAACTTTAGAACTTGGCGGAAAATCGCCCGTAATTATTGATGAAACTGCCGATTTAAAATCTGCTGCGGAAAAAATAGTTTGGGGAAAATTTTTAAATAAAGGTCAAACTTGTATTGCGCCGGATTATGTATTAGTTGATAAAAAAATAATTTCGCAATTTTCAAAATTGCTAATTGAATCAATTGACAAATTCTATAAAAGTTCGGGAAATAACATTCAAGAAAATGGAGATTATGCAAGAATTATTTCTGAAAAACATCACAATAAATTAACGGAAATGATTGAAAATGCTTTAGTGAATGGAAGTAAAATTATTTACGGCGGAAATCATAATTTAGAAAATAGATTTATTGAACCAACGTTAATTTTAACAAATTGTAAAAATTGTAAAATTACAGAAGAAGAAATTTTTGGTCCAATTTTACCAATAATTGAATACGAAAAAACCGATGATGCAATTGAGTGGATAAATAATCTTTGCGCTCCGTTAACAATATATATTTTTAGCAAAAATAAAAAAGTTATAGATAAAATTACCTCGCAAACAGAATCCGGTGGAGTTGGAATAAATGATTTGGTTGTTCAATTTAGTCATTATCATTTACCTTTTGGCGGAGTTAAAAATAGTGGAATGGGAAGGTCACATGGTTTTGCGGGATTTAAAACTTTTTCAAATGAAAGATCATATATTAAAAGCGGAAGGTTTAATTTATTAAAAATTATTTATCCGCCTTACACAAATTTTAAGAAAAAAATTATTGATTTATTAGTGAGATATTTTTAA
- a CDS encoding S46 family peptidase, whose protein sequence is MKSYYSRIFTSIIILIFFVQLNLAQQNDEPIAESDIFDTGKMWTFDYPPIQYISETYGFTPTDEWFEDVRLSALRIPSCTASFISEDGLIMTNNHCSTWHRDAVEKDGENLEETGFYAENLEAERKVPNMFAEQLAFMVDVTDAINEAIETGSTDEEKITNKNNKSKELVEYYNKETGLECQLVSLFNGGKHSIYGYKRHNDVRLVFIPEESIASFGGDLDNFTYPRHDLDCAFFRVYDESGNPVTSNNFFKFSKDGVQKDQVIFSVGNPGSTNRLKTVSQIEYNRDITYRNRAFLLDTYYNLLEDLKYQYPDRANEFEEIRRRIGNGQKVFHYTQAGLLDPYIIARKRDFENKIRAEVEANDDLRAKYNHIWDAISKLREEMKPIESQLSAYRQTRFLGSQYFDIAKNIIEFAEQMNLPESERNPKFNVKNIDSLKNLLFPESFDSILENAKLEVQLDYIRMNLGNDNNLVQKLCGSYQGSEAVEYLLSKSSLGNREKALQFLQNSPNDILNSNDPLIYFVKNTKNKIDELTKKSKEITDTESILENMLGKVLYEIYGTEIPPDANFTLRLSDGVLESFDYNGTKAIEKTTFYGMYDRYYGSEKTYPWNLPARWTVPPADFDLSTTFNFISTNDIVGGSSGSAVINKDAEIVGLAFDGNVASIIGNFIYLPEDNRMVSVASQAIIEVLDKVYKADRIVEELKTGKIAD, encoded by the coding sequence ATGAAAAGCTACTATTCCAGAATTTTTACATCAATTATAATACTAATATTTTTTGTTCAATTAAACTTAGCGCAGCAAAATGATGAACCGATTGCAGAATCTGATATTTTTGATACGGGGAAAATGTGGACATTTGATTATCCGCCAATTCAATATATCAGCGAAACTTATGGATTTACACCTACCGATGAATGGTTTGAAGATGTAAGATTATCCGCTTTGCGAATTCCAAGCTGCACGGCTTCTTTTATTTCGGAAGATGGATTAATTATGACCAATAATCATTGCTCAACTTGGCACAGAGATGCTGTTGAAAAAGACGGGGAAAATTTAGAAGAAACCGGTTTCTATGCAGAAAATTTAGAGGCTGAAAGAAAAGTACCAAATATGTTTGCCGAACAATTAGCTTTTATGGTAGATGTAACAGACGCAATTAATGAAGCTATTGAAACGGGTTCAACTGATGAAGAAAAAATTACAAACAAAAATAATAAAAGCAAAGAATTGGTTGAATATTACAATAAGGAAACCGGATTGGAATGTCAATTAGTTTCATTATTTAACGGCGGGAAACATTCAATTTACGGATATAAAAGACATAACGATGTTAGATTAGTTTTTATTCCGGAAGAATCAATTGCTTCTTTCGGAGGCGATTTGGATAATTTTACTTATCCCAGACATGATTTAGATTGTGCATTTTTTAGAGTTTATGATGAATCCGGAAATCCGGTAACTTCAAATAATTTTTTCAAATTCAGCAAAGACGGAGTTCAAAAAGATCAAGTAATTTTTTCTGTTGGAAATCCCGGTTCAACAAACAGATTAAAAACTGTTTCACAAATTGAGTATAACCGTGATATTACTTATAGAAACAGAGCATTTTTATTGGATACTTATTACAATTTGTTGGAAGATTTAAAATATCAATATCCTGATAGAGCTAATGAATTTGAGGAAATTAGAAGAAGAATTGGCAATGGTCAAAAAGTATTTCATTATACGCAAGCTGGATTGTTGGATCCATATATTATTGCAAGAAAAAGAGATTTTGAGAATAAAATTCGAGCAGAAGTTGAAGCAAATGATGATTTGCGCGCAAAGTATAATCACATTTGGGATGCAATAAGTAAATTGCGTGAAGAAATGAAACCTATTGAAAGTCAGCTAAGTGCATACCGACAAACAAGATTTTTAGGTTCTCAATATTTTGATATTGCGAAAAATATTATTGAATTTGCCGAACAAATGAATTTGCCGGAATCCGAAAGAAATCCAAAGTTTAATGTGAAAAATATAGATTCATTAAAAAATTTACTTTTCCCCGAATCATTTGATTCAATTTTAGAAAATGCAAAGTTGGAAGTTCAGCTTGATTACATTAGAATGAATTTAGGCAACGATAATAATTTAGTTCAAAAACTTTGCGGAAGTTATCAAGGAAGTGAAGCAGTTGAATATTTGCTAAGCAAATCTTCACTTGGAAATAGAGAAAAGGCATTACAATTTCTTCAAAATTCACCAAACGATATTTTGAATTCAAATGACCCCTTAATCTATTTTGTAAAAAACACAAAAAATAAAATTGATGAATTAACAAAAAAATCCAAAGAAATTACTGATACGGAAAGTATTTTGGAAAATATGCTTGGTAAAGTTCTTTATGAAATTTACGGAACTGAAATTCCGCCGGATGCAAATTTTACATTAAGATTAAGTGACGGCGTTTTAGAAAGTTTTGATTATAACGGTACAAAAGCAATTGAAAAAACTACTTTTTACGGAATGTATGATAGATATTATGGAAGTGAAAAAACTTATCCCTGGAATTTACCGGCAAGATGGACTGTACCACCGGCAGATTTTGATTTATCAACAACATTTAATTTTATTTCTACAAATGATATAGTTGGCGGAAGTTCCGGAAGCGCTGTAATAAATAAAGATGCAGAAATAGTTGGTCTTGCTTTTGATGGAAACGTTGCAAGTATTATCGGCAATTTTATTTATTTACCGGAAGATAATAGAATGGTTTCCGTTGCGTCGCAAGCAATTATTGAAGTTTTGGATAAAGTTTATAAAGCTGATAGAATTGTTGAAGAATTAAAAACCGGAAAAATCGCGGATTAA
- a CDS encoding phosphomannomutase: MTQIPGFKAYDIRGKVPSELNTDLAYKVGRAFVKHQNAKKVLIGRDVRESSPEISKALAQGLSDAGCNVIDLELCGTEMIYFGTPYLNADGGVMITASHNPPEYNGLKFVKHGSKPMGYDSGLNEIEQMILNNDLGEIASERGKIETLVIMEEFIKSLTKFYDAKKINKYKVVVNAGNGCVGPALDSLEKYLPIEMIKVHHNPDSTFPNGVPNPLLPENRQSTIDAMKKSNADLGVAWDGDYDRCFFFDEKGNFIEGYYIVGLLAKSLLKKFPGEKIVHDPRLIWNTLEEVKNANGIAVESVSGHAFIKQKMREVNAIYGGEMSAHHYFRDNYYSDSGLIPFLLILELLSVENKTLSQLVGEMIENFPCSGEINSKVENPKEKLSQLKSKYSDGKLDAVDGISIEYPTWRFNVRMSNTEPLLRLNVESRNDIKLMEEKTKEILDFIRS, encoded by the coding sequence ATGACTCAAATTCCCGGTTTTAAAGCTTACGATATTAGAGGAAAAGTTCCATCTGAATTAAATACAGATTTAGCTTATAAAGTTGGAAGAGCTTTTGTAAAACATCAAAATGCAAAAAAAGTTTTAATTGGAAGAGATGTAAGAGAATCTTCGCCGGAAATTTCTAAAGCGCTTGCTCAAGGATTATCGGATGCCGGCTGTAATGTAATTGATTTAGAACTTTGCGGAACTGAAATGATTTATTTTGGAACTCCTTATCTAAATGCAGATGGCGGAGTTATGATTACCGCAAGTCACAATCCTCCGGAATATAACGGATTGAAATTTGTAAAACATGGCTCAAAACCAATGGGATATGATTCCGGATTAAATGAAATTGAGCAAATGATTTTAAATAATGATTTAGGTGAAATTGCATCCGAAAGAGGTAAAATTGAAACTCTTGTTATTATGGAAGAATTTATAAAAAGTTTAACAAAATTTTATGATGCAAAAAAAATTAACAAATATAAAGTTGTTGTAAATGCCGGAAACGGCTGCGTTGGTCCGGCTTTAGATTCTTTGGAAAAATATTTGCCGATTGAAATGATAAAAGTTCATCACAATCCGGATTCAACTTTTCCAAATGGAGTGCCAAATCCGCTTTTGCCGGAAAACAGACAATCAACAATTGATGCAATGAAAAAATCAAATGCAGATTTAGGAGTTGCTTGGGATGGAGATTATGACAGATGTTTCTTCTTCGATGAAAAAGGAAATTTTATAGAAGGATATTACATCGTTGGATTATTGGCAAAATCATTATTGAAAAAATTTCCCGGTGAAAAAATTGTTCATGATCCGAGATTAATTTGGAATACTCTTGAAGAAGTTAAAAATGCAAATGGAATTGCCGTTGAATCGGTAAGCGGTCATGCATTTATTAAGCAAAAAATGCGCGAAGTAAATGCAATATACGGCGGAGAAATGTCGGCTCATCATTATTTTAGAGATAATTATTATTCGGATAGCGGATTGATTCCGTTCCTTTTAATTTTAGAATTGTTAAGTGTAGAAAATAAAACACTTTCTCAATTGGTTGGAGAAATGATAGAAAATTTTCCATGCTCCGGAGAAATAAATTCAAAAGTTGAAAATCCAAAAGAAAAATTATCGCAGCTAAAATCTAAATATTCCGATGGAAAATTGGATGCAGTTGACGGAATCAGTATTGAATATCCAACTTGGAGATTTAATGTAAGAATGAGTAACACTGAACCATTGTTGAGATTAAATGTAGAATCACGAAATGATATAAAACTAATGGAAGAAAAAACGAAAGAAATTTTGGATTTTATAAGAAGTTAA
- a CDS encoding nucleotidyltransferase domain-containing protein, with translation MKKSLIKNKIVELLKNQIEIEKIVIFGSFNSAKSPNDIDIAIVQNSSENYLSLALKYRKLLRNISKEIPIDIFPILKKNENVFFESIFVSGEVIYAKGN, from the coding sequence ATGAAAAAATCACTAATAAAAAATAAAATTGTTGAACTGCTGAAAAATCAGATTGAAATAGAAAAAATAGTAATTTTTGGTTCTTTCAATTCTGCAAAATCTCCTAATGATATTGATATTGCGATTGTTCAAAATAGTTCAGAAAATTATCTTTCGCTTGCACTAAAGTATAGAAAGCTTTTGCGTAATATATCAAAAGAAATTCCTATTGATATTTTTCCAATTTTAAAAAAGAATGAAAATGTTTTTTTTGAAAGCATTTTTGTTTCCGGAGAAGTAATTTATGCAAAAGGAAACTAA
- a CDS encoding HEPN domain-containing protein, translated as MQKETKLWLQYSQDNLDAAKVLLISQLYNPCLHNIQQSVEKALKSLLIEKNILFKKTHSILELKIILEKNNQPIEISEDECDFLDSIYLPSKYPIGSALPDFNPDENICKNSIIIAERILFEINDLLK; from the coding sequence ATGCAAAAGGAAACTAAATTATGGTTGCAGTATTCACAAGATAATTTAGATGCCGCAAAAGTACTTCTTATAAGTCAACTTTATAATCCATGTCTTCATAATATTCAACAATCAGTTGAAAAAGCTTTAAAATCTTTATTGATTGAAAAAAATATTCTTTTTAAGAAAACACATAGTATTTTAGAGTTGAAAATAATTCTTGAAAAAAATAATCAACCAATTGAAATAAGCGAAGATGAATGCGATTTTCTTGATAGTATTTATCTTCCGTCAAAATATCCAATTGGAAGTGCGCTTCCCGATTTTAATCCAGATGAAAATATTTGCAAAAATTCAATAATTATAGCTGAGCGAATTTTATTTGAAATAAATGATTTATTAAAATAA
- a CDS encoding aminotransferase class V-fold PLP-dependent enzyme, protein MNKFEETRKYFPYIKNGLTYFNHAAVGPISSLVKEKLDDYLNQRSETIVENYFETIPQVKSAKEKISRLLNVDENFVGWTDNVSNAMNIVAQGLDWKSGDQIILNDIEFPANVYPFLNLKNIGVEIIFAKSENWKVDLPQIEKLVTPRTKLISISLVQFLSGYRADIKSIGEFCKLRNIIFCVDGIQAAGNVNINLQNVHVNFFAGGTQKWLMGLQGLSYFYISPKLFEKISPKYIGWTSVKNAWNFLDYKLELLDNAERFQNGTNSRIGMIAIDASLNLFEEIGYAEIENKILENSIYLIEKLSEKGFNPILKNSDKKNIAGIVSFKHDNAEFIFKSLKERKILCSLREGLIRLSPHFYNTKEEINFFVDELTHINSQS, encoded by the coding sequence ATGAACAAATTTGAAGAAACTCGAAAATATTTTCCTTATATAAAAAATGGGCTAACCTATTTTAATCATGCTGCAGTTGGACCAATTTCATCTCTTGTAAAAGAAAAGTTGGATGATTATTTAAATCAACGATCCGAAACAATAGTTGAAAATTATTTTGAAACAATTCCACAAGTTAAATCCGCAAAAGAAAAAATATCAAGATTGCTTAATGTAGATGAAAACTTTGTTGGTTGGACAGACAACGTTTCAAATGCAATGAATATTGTTGCGCAAGGTTTGGATTGGAAATCCGGCGATCAAATAATTTTAAATGATATTGAATTTCCGGCAAATGTTTATCCATTTTTAAATCTTAAAAATATTGGTGTGGAAATCATTTTTGCAAAATCAGAAAATTGGAAAGTTGATTTACCTCAAATTGAAAAATTAGTTACTCCGCGTACAAAATTAATTTCTATAAGTTTAGTTCAGTTTCTTTCCGGTTACAGAGCTGATATAAAATCAATCGGCGAATTTTGTAAATTAAGAAATATTATTTTCTGCGTTGATGGAATTCAAGCTGCGGGAAATGTAAATATAAACTTGCAAAATGTTCATGTGAATTTCTTTGCAGGCGGAACTCAAAAATGGTTAATGGGTTTGCAAGGATTATCGTACTTTTATATTTCACCAAAATTATTTGAAAAAATTTCTCCTAAATATATTGGCTGGACCTCAGTAAAAAACGCGTGGAATTTCTTGGATTATAAACTTGAACTGCTTGATAATGCTGAGCGATTTCAAAACGGTACAAATTCAAGAATTGGAATGATTGCAATTGATGCTTCATTAAATTTATTTGAAGAAATTGGTTATGCTGAAATTGAAAATAAAATTTTAGAGAATTCAATTTACTTAATTGAGAAATTATCAGAAAAAGGATTTAATCCTATTCTTAAAAATTCTGATAAAAAAAATATTGCTGGAATTGTTTCATTCAAACATGATAATGCGGAATTTATTTTTAAGAGTTTGAAGGAAAGAAAAATATTATGTTCCTTACGAGAAGGATTGATAAGACTTTCACCGCATTTCTATAATACAAAGGAAGAGATTAATTTTTTTGTTGATGAATTAACTCATATAAATTCTCAATCGTAA
- a CDS encoding transposase, with protein sequence MEKYNNKLRINSNRLNNFDYTQPFWYFVTICTQHKKNVFGIVQNDKIELNNFGQITFKLWNEIPIHFNNAELDEFVIMPNHIHGIIILKDFCRDMINHVSTMHKHKLTNNPCTNWMMMKNPNISLGKIIRYFKAKTTFQIHKLNREFKWQSNYYDHIIRNETDLYRIRKYISQNPLKWNLDEYYAF encoded by the coding sequence ATGGAAAAGTATAATAATAAGTTAAGAATAAATTCTAACCGTTTAAACAATTTCGATTATACTCAACCATTTTGGTATTTTGTTACAATTTGTACTCAACATAAAAAAAATGTTTTTGGGATTGTGCAGAATGATAAAATTGAATTAAACAATTTTGGACAAATTACATTTAAATTATGGAATGAAATTCCCATACATTTTAATAATGCTGAACTTGATGAATTTGTAATTATGCCTAATCATATTCATGGAATTATAATTTTAAAAGATTTTTGTAGAGACATGATTAATCATGTCTCTACGATGCATAAGCATAAATTAACTAATAATCCATGTACAAATTGGATGATGATGAAAAACCCTAATATTTCATTAGGTAAAATTATACGATACTTTAAGGCAAAAACGACTTTCCAGATTCATAAATTAAATAGAGAATTTAAATGGCAGTCAAATTATTATGATCATATAATTAGAAACGAGACTGATTTATATAGAATTAGAAAATATATTTCTCAAAATCCACTTAAATGGAATTTAGATGAATACTATGCATTTTAA
- a CDS encoding oligopeptide transporter, OPT family: MSEIKTSEKPIGLPSNAYSELKPGEEYIPVMSPHSKISEVTPYSVITGLIMAVLFSAAAAYLGLKVGQVFEAAIPIAILAVGFSNIFKKKDAMGQNVIIQSIGSTSGAVVAGAIFTLPGIYILNLQASFFQMFMASLFGAFLGILFLIPFRKYFVSEMHGKLPFPEGTATTEVLVAGEKGGSQAIVLISAGLIGGFYDFLISTFGTWAEIFTSRVVGVGQVVADKFKLVFRLNVSAAVVGLGYVIGLKYSLIIVAGSFVSWYVLIPIFNYLGEFITTPVGANVQLLIRDMSAEQIFTNYVRHIGIGAIAMAGFIGIVRSSKVISSAISLAVKEIFGGRSVEGSSLRTQRDLSMKIIVGGIILTAIVLFIFFLYGVVFNFVHALAGLLIVMIMSFLFTTVAANAIAITGNNPVSGMTLMTLVLSSIILVAVGLSGASGMVSALIIGGVVCTALSVAGSFVTDLKIGYWLGSSPNKQEGWKFVGTIVSAATVVWIIALLDRIYGFAGGGLPAPQANAMAAVIQPLMSNQPAPWMLYIGGAFISLILVMINVPALAFALGMYLPQEINTPLLVGGLIAHFVSTRSKDEKLNNARRERGTLIASGFIAGGALMGVVSVIIKAVLKENNMPDWFMHEWAESNTSVVLAFIMFSLLCLYVIWDSMRAKNEE; this comes from the coding sequence ATGAGTGAAATAAAAACAAGTGAAAAACCAATAGGATTACCATCCAATGCATATTCGGAACTTAAACCCGGTGAAGAATATATTCCGGTAATGTCTCCGCATTCCAAAATTTCAGAAGTTACACCGTATTCTGTTATAACCGGCTTGATAATGGCGGTATTGTTTTCTGCAGCTGCGGCATATTTAGGATTAAAAGTCGGACAAGTTTTTGAAGCCGCAATTCCAATTGCAATTTTAGCTGTTGGATTTTCAAATATTTTTAAGAAGAAAGATGCAATGGGTCAAAATGTAATTATTCAATCTATTGGATCTACGTCCGGCGCTGTTGTTGCGGGAGCAATTTTTACATTGCCCGGAATTTATATTCTAAATCTTCAAGCATCATTCTTCCAAATGTTTATGGCATCTTTATTCGGCGCATTTTTAGGAATTTTATTTCTTATTCCGTTTAGAAAATATTTTGTTTCTGAAATGCATGGAAAACTTCCATTTCCAGAAGGGACCGCAACAACTGAAGTTTTAGTTGCCGGAGAAAAGGGTGGCAGTCAGGCAATTGTTTTAATTAGTGCAGGATTGATTGGAGGTTTTTACGATTTTTTAATTTCAACTTTTGGAACATGGGCAGAAATATTTACATCTAGAGTTGTAGGTGTTGGTCAAGTTGTAGCTGATAAATTTAAATTAGTTTTTAGACTAAACGTAAGCGCAGCCGTAGTTGGTTTAGGATATGTAATTGGATTAAAATATTCACTAATTATTGTAGCCGGTTCGTTTGTGTCGTGGTATGTTTTAATTCCGATTTTTAATTATTTAGGAGAATTTATTACTACACCGGTTGGAGCAAATGTTCAACTGTTGATAAGAGATATGTCGGCTGAACAAATATTTACCAATTATGTTCGTCATATAGGAATTGGCGCAATAGCAATGGCTGGATTTATAGGAATAGTTCGTTCATCAAAAGTAATAAGCTCTGCAATTTCATTGGCAGTTAAAGAGATTTTTGGTGGAAGAAGTGTTGAAGGTTCTTCATTGAGAACGCAGCGTGATCTTTCAATGAAAATAATTGTTGGGGGAATAATATTAACAGCAATTGTACTTTTTATATTTTTTTTATATGGAGTTGTTTTCAATTTTGTTCATGCATTAGCCGGTTTATTAATTGTGATGATAATGTCATTTTTGTTTACAACAGTTGCGGCAAATGCAATTGCAATTACTGGTAATAATCCGGTTTCTGGAATGACTTTAATGACATTGGTTCTTTCCTCAATAATTTTAGTTGCGGTTGGATTATCTGGTGCATCCGGAATGGTTTCTGCATTAATAATCGGCGGCGTGGTTTGTACTGCATTATCTGTTGCCGGTTCATTTGTTACAGATTTAAAAATTGGATACTGGCTTGGTTCATCACCAAACAAACAAGAAGGTTGGAAGTTTGTCGGAACAATTGTTTCAGCAGCAACAGTTGTTTGGATTATTGCACTACTTGATAGAATTTATGGATTTGCCGGCGGCGGATTACCGGCTCCGCAAGCTAATGCAATGGCGGCAGTAATTCAGCCTTTAATGTCAAATCAACCTGCTCCATGGATGCTCTATATTGGCGGAGCTTTTATTTCTCTAATTCTTGTAATGATAAATGTTCCAGCATTAGCATTTGCACTTGGAATGTATTTACCTCAAGAAATTAATACTCCATTATTAGTTGGCGGCTTAATTGCACACTTCGTTTCAACAAGAAGTAAAGATGAAAAATTAAATAATGCAAGACGTGAAAGAGGTACTTTAATTGCTTCCGGTTTTATTGCCGGTGGCGCACTTATGGGGGTTGTTAGTGTAATTATAAAAGCCGTTTTAAAAGAAAATAATATGCCTGATTGGTTTATGCACGAATGGGCAGAATCAAATACTTCAGTAGTGCTTGCATTTATTATGTTTAGTTTGTTGTGCCTTTATGTAATTTGGGATTCAATGCGCGCAAAAAATGAAGAATAA